In Phaseolus vulgaris cultivar G19833 chromosome 10, P. vulgaris v2.0, whole genome shotgun sequence, a single genomic region encodes these proteins:
- the LOC137818663 gene encoding transcription factor bHLH62-like, whose translation MENQFFLNDGVSQTQHHPLHFQPSPPPPSSLPSWQSLSPTMGIQPTLLNSASDQTQDCFYNPSWDKSADHHGLHFDSSELSSMVSSPAASSNPNSNSNMSNENFIIRELVGRLGAIGSSDEIPHHSPHPLVVASSYMNNGSISPNTSCYTTPLSSPPKVKTVQSLVNERLANLGGKSMTLNSSVAEFSADPGFAERAAKFSCFGSRSFNGRNVQLGVNNGELAQRSAPVVENGGKLSRISSSPLLMTLGSQMGTQENKNSAIQDQEKMEVTNSQEESTISEQTPNGEIGMKIHQDMTNSRKRKASSKGKTRETSNSINPSKGVEVNEDSNSKRTKPNDGEGNEKGPVKVEEESKAVEEKQNKSNSKPPEPPKDYIHVRARRGQATDSHSLAERVRREKISERMKLLQDLVPGCNKVTGKALMLDEIINYVQSLQRQVEFLSMKLASVNTRMDLGIENLVSKDVFQSNNSLATHQNPIFPLDSSAQAFYGHQPQQNPVIHNNIPNRTVTHCSVDPLDTSLCQNLALQLPPLNGFSEVGSQFPLTFCEDDLHTIVQMGFGQTANWKTPIQSPSFNGSNNVPQMKVEL comes from the exons ATGGAAAATCAGTTCTTTCTCAATGATGGGGTGTCACAAACACAGCATCATCCCCTTCACTTTCAACcctcaccaccaccaccttctTCACTGCCCTCTTGGCAATCACTCTCACCCACCATGGGAATTCAACCAACACTTCTGAATTCTGCCTCTGACCAAACCCAGGATTGCTTTTACAACCCCAGTTGGGACAAGTCAGCAGATCATCATGGACTTCACTTTGATTCCTCAGAACTCAGTTCAATGGTCTCATCTCCTGCAGCATCATCCAACCCCAACAGCAACAGCAACATGTCCAATGAGAATTTCATCATCAGGGAATTGGTGGGGAGATTGGGGGCTATTGGGAGCTCTGATGAGATCCCACACCACTCTCCTCACCCTTTGGTTGTGGCCTCTTCTTACATGAATAATGGCAGTATCAGCCCCAACACTTCGTGTTACACCACCCCTTTGAGTTCCCCTCCAAAGGTTAAGACTGTCCAGAGTTTGGTGAACGAGAGGTTGGCAAATTTGGGAGGAAAGTCAATGACTTTGAATTCCAGTGTGGCTGAATTCTCAGCTGACCCTGGCTTCGCTGAGAGGGCAGCAAAGTTTTCTTGCTTTGGCAGCAGGAGTTTCAATGGTAGGAATGTCCAATTGGGGGTGAACAACGGTGAATTGGCTCAAAGATCTGCTCCAGTGGTGGAAAATGGTGGAAAGTTATCTAGAATCTCAAGTAGTCCTTTGCTTATGACACTTGGATCTCAAATGGGTACCCAAGAGAACAAGAATTCAGCAATTCAGGACCAGGAGAAAATGGAAGTTACCAATTCTCAAGAGGAATCTACAATATCTGAGCAAACACCGAATGGAGAAATTGGGATGAAAATTCACCAAGATATGACGAATTCCAGGAAAAGAAAAGCATCTTCCAAAGGAAAAACCAGAGAAACTTCTAACTCCATCAATCCCTCCAAG GGTGTTGAAGTCAATGAGGATTCAAATTCAAAGCGCACCAAGCCAAATGATGGTGAGGGAAATGAAAAAGGGCCAGTGAAGGTTGAGGAAGAGTCCAAAGCAGTGGAAGAGAAACAGAACAAAAGCAACTCAAAACCTCCTGAGCCACCAAAAGATTACATTCATGTGAGAGCAAGAAGAGGCCAAGCCACTGACAGCCATAGTCTTGCAGAACGT GTACGGAGGGAGAAAATCAGTGAACGGATGAAGCTGCTCCAAGATCTTGTACCAGGTTGCAATAAG GTCACTGGCAAAGCACTTATGCTGGatgaaattataaattatgttcAGTCATTGCAGCGTCAAGTTGAG TTCCTGTCTATGAAGTTGGCTTCTGTTAACACAAGGATGGATCTTGGTATTGAGAATCTTGTTTCAAAAGAT GTATTTCAATCTAATAATTCTTTGGCAACACACCAAAATCCAATATTCCCTCTAGATTCCTCAGCACAAGCCTTTTATGGGCACCAGCCTCAGCAAAACCCAGTTATCCATAATAACATACCTAACAGAACGGTGACCCACTGCTCAGTGGACCCATTAGACACATCTTTGTGCCAAAATCTTGCCTTGCAATTACCTCCCCTAAATGGGTTTAGTGAAGTTGGCTCTCAG TTTCCATTAACATTCTGTGAGGATGATCTCCACACCATTGTGCAGATGGGGTTTGGCCAAACTGCAAACTGGAAAACACCAATTCAATCCCCAAGTTTCAACG GTTCAAATAATGTACCCCAGATGAAAGTTGAGCTCTGA